ATATTGCATTGGAATATAATGAAAGTCTTGTTGTGAGTCATTCAGGGTTGGCCAGATTAGACAGTTAGTTTGCCTTTAGAACAGATAGTCACTTAGGCATCACTCCACCTGTTGTGTTTGTCCCCTGGTTCACTACGTGATGTGAGACTTGTTTCCCCTTACAGCCAAACGGGGAAGAAACTGATGGCCAAGTGTCGAATGCTGATTCAGGAAAACCAGGAGCTGGGTAGGCAGATGTCCCAGGGACGCATCGCCCAGCTGGAGGCCGAGTTGGCCCTGCAGAAGAAATACAGCGAGGAGCTCAAGAGCAGTCAAGACGGTGAGAACAAGAGCAGCATCCACATATCACAGCCCGACCATATCTACTCTGCCAAATGTGACCTTTGTCAGGTGTACATCTTTTAACATTCTGTCTGTTTGATGTtgagctttgttttttgtctgttccTGATCTCTGTGCCTCCCAGAGTTGAATGACTTTATCATCCAGCTAgacgaggaggtggaggggatgCAGAGCACCATCCTCGTCCTGCAGCAGCAGTTAAAAGACTCCCGTCAGCAGCTGTCTCAAACTCAGGGGGCGTTGACCGGAGCAGGACCCAGCAGGACTTCACCCACTGCTGCCTGCTCGTCCGCTGAGCCGTCCGCCCAGCCTGAGCAGGCCAGCACACCCTCTGAACCAACGGGAAAAGACTACGGGAGGGTCTCCAACGGACCAAGCAACGGCAACTCATCCCAGAGAAGCGAGACCACCACACCCAGCCTGTACCGGGAGGTCAGCAGCACCGAGGAAGACTTTCCCATGTCCCCCATGGCTTCCAGCCCCGGTGAAACTGAGACCAAACTGTCCAACCACTCGGAGGAGGCGTCAGGGAGTCAGACTGCTGCTGGGCGAGCTGGAGGACCAGCGGGTTTCGGGAGCCAGCTGAGTGCAGGGTACGAGAGCGTGGACTCTCCGACAGGCAGCGAGACGTCATTGACTCAGCATTCGAACGACACAGACTCCACCACCGACCCCCACGAGGACAAGGCCGCCCTGGTGACCAAGGGCACCAGGACTGCAGGGTCACGGCACACTCAGAACGGCCTGGACTCCAGCACGAGCGACAGTGCGGTTTTGTAATGTACTTTGACAATGTACtgtctttccccttttttttaaaacaatatacaaaCAAGGCAACAAATGCATAGTCTGTAACACAGCGCTGCTGTCCAAGACATTTGGTTTTTCACCCTCCTCCCCTTGCCTATCGTGATGCCTCTGTCACATTTGTGTTGCTAAACAGGGATATAACAGGTATGGGTTAATGTTAGATTTGAATTGAGTGGATGTATGATTTAAAACTAGTACGTTTCATTCTGCTGTTTCTTTGAGCATGTCTATGCTGTTCTCGTTTGAGCTCTTGACACTGAAATCAGGCATCTGGTGTTGTAACTCATCGTCAAAAGTCAGTAAGTATCACTGAATTACAGTAGCTTCGCAATATTCAAGGTCTTTTTTTTAGATGTCggcctgtgttttgttttttcttttttaatgcaattttaatttttcattgacaaaaaaattctGTTCAAAAGACTCTGTTGAATTGTGAGTAGTTTATTTGCGATGTTCATATTATTCTGACTTCAGTCCTTTTCATGTACTGACCAAATACCAATAAAGATTTTTAATACTACAGAGTGAAACCCATTATTACTACCCAATCAATATGGAAACTTAATACTTATATAACAAATTGGCTCATCTGAAGCATAAATATTAAGTCTTCACCCTATAATCTACCCCACTGGATCTGAAAGGCTGCTCCTTTAGTAGGTTTTAGTAAAAGTATTCAACTTATGCCTTATTTCAAATTTACTATAATGAGAGGATGatgtataaaaaatagaataggTGTTTTGCTTGTGTTGTAACTCAGTCTTAattctaaatattttattttaatttaaataactgCAGCATCCAAAGACTGCAGTGGTCGAAATAACAGGATACAGATGAAGACATTAGAAAATGTAGATAAATCAAAGCTATATAAAGTATGTTACCCTGACCTATGTGGTATAGTAGATCTTAATATTTATAAAGCATAATatgaaaaattatttaaatagtaAATGGGCATTATGATGAATTTGAGAATCATCCTCCCAAACGCAAGGGGGCACTGTGGTGCATCCCCCACCAGTTACACTCGCACATATCCTACTCAGTGCACGCAGAGGCAGTCAACAGATCCCAGTGCAGTCAGTGTTGACTGGACATACAGGAACAACTACTGCAAGCAAAGCACTCCAACTGTAACCAGCCGTCTATCAAAATGAACACCGAGCCTGTTGTCATCGTCTCTGCAGCACGGACACCTATAGGTAACCTTTAACACCCCACTTAGTGCCCTACACGTTTAATTAAAACTGTTTGCTAACTTGCTACTCTGCTGCTACGTTGTCGCAGTAGTTACATTAACTTCCTGTGTGCATTAATTATGAATGTAGCcatcatgtttctgtgtttatacTTACAAAATAGCTGCTTTTAAAGATGTATTATCAGAGGTCCTGTTTAATTTGGCAAAGTGGTTGAAGTCATTCAATTACATGCGTGGAGTCTTGCggagctctgattggtccgcTGTGTGCTCGGAGCGTTCTGTGGCCGGTGATTGGCCGGCTGTTAATAGTGCCACGGAGCACGAGCGTCCTACCATTGGCTACCAACAATCATGTCCAGCGTGTCAGAGCCAGTTGGGCGTGTTTCCACTACAAGAGGTGTTAGAAGCATTGAACCAATATCGATAACCTCTACCCGTGAGTGTTGTGAACACTTACGCTGCCCTGTAAGAGTGGAAAGTGCTCCCCTCAAGCCACTGGCTGATCTCTGAGCTGTCAATAACAAGATAAAAGCTAAAGATGCCCTCCTTGATACAAGTTACCTTTACCCTACATACAATGATaattaatgaatacaaaataaagtgtggtgctaaaattatttaaattaataaatgagtCAGCCCAGAGAAAAATACCGcagctccttccttcctgctgctgtatacaatataaatacactgtgcaatactataattattctgtctgtatttacaatattctagttatttttttacttttttttaacttatttaatattctttactgttttattactaatttacttatttacaatacttgttttttttactatgtctcttgtttgcactataccctatgctgctgttatcctgtaaatgtccccgctgcgggactattAAAGGATGATCTTGTCTTTtacaatatttcataaataattgATGAAGATTTCTTCAAGTACTAACCAAGCATTAAGGAAGTGGAGGAATAGCTACATACTGTGCATTCTTGAatttcctgctgctctctgtgtgaAGACTTTTTCTCTGACTCCTCCAGACCCGTCACATCATTGGCTGATGAGGTGAAGAGGGAAcggtaaaaagaaaatgaatcaggaGAAACATCCATTTAACAAGCAGCTAAATGAAGGGATATTACATGGAAAATATAGTGATTATATCTTTCAGAGATACTGGCAAAATAAATCGTGTTGTGTTGGATTACAATTCAGTTACAGCAGATGTACTTAGAAGTTTCCTCTTCATGTAAAACAGTTGATTAATGGTGTTCCAGTGGGTTTAGCGCCTCTTTGTCCCTGATTATGTCCTAATAATACTATGTCTTTCACTCCATTTTTCACACAGGGTCCTTGAACGGTGCTCTGTCCACAGTGCCTCTGCCTGACCTTTGCTCAGCGGTGATCAAGGACGTTCTGAAGCGGGCCGGGGTGAATCCAGATGAGGTCTCTGAGGTTATCATGGGACATGTCCTAACAGCAGGTGAAAGCTCAAAGTGTGGTAGAGGTCCCATATTCTATTTCCCCTACAACATGTGTTGTGTTAACAGTTGTCGGACTAAATATGGCTTCCCTTTCGCTATACTTCCACTCACCCAACCCTCAAACTCTTTTTGTCTCATTGCCGTTCACCTCCATTGTATTTGTTCCCTTTCTGTCCTTAAGGTCATGGGCAGAACCCAGCACGTCAGGCCAGTGTCGGGGCAGGTATCCCCTACGCTGTCCCGGCTTGGAGCTGCCAGATGGTGTGTGGTTCTGGGCTGAAGGCTGTGTGTCTGGGAGCTCAGTCCATCCAGACTGGAGAGTCTGCTGTGGTGGTGGCGGGAGGCATGGAGAGCATGAGCAGGGTAGGTCACGACACAAGGAGCGTTAGAGAGGAATAGGAAGTTGCAATCAGATCACATGGATAATGGAGCCTGTGGGTATCTTCTTTAAAAGATGATTATAAATTAACCTATTCATTTATTACATAGTATctgattatattaaaaaaatacagacttatttattttcttgctctgcttgtgtttttacaacatttaatattatataactaTTGGTCTTGTAGTAAACAGAAAAATAGGTTTGCAGGGAACAGGATATTTCTCAAATTAAGGGATATAATCTTTTCAGTATCTTTACCAAAATCTGTGTATACAAATGTAGCTAGTATTATAATttacacacgtggacaaaattgttggtacccttccgttaaagaaagaaaaacccacaatggtcactgaaataacttgaaactgactaaagtaataataaataaaaaaatattgaaaattaactaataaaaatcagacattgcttttgaattgtggttcaacagaatcatttaaaaaaacaaactaatgaaaatggcctggacaaaaatgatggtacccctagaaaagattgaaaaattAGACCATAAggacatgttaaactaaggtgtgtcctctaattagcatcacaggtgtcttcaaacttgtaatcagtcagtctgcctatttaaagggtgaaaagtagtcactgtgctgtttggtatcatggtttgtaccacacagaacatggaccacagaaagctaaggagagagttgtctcaggagattagaaagaaaattatagacaagcatgttaaaggtaaaggctataagaccatctccaagcagcttgatgttcctgtgactacagtttcacatattattcagaagtttaaggtccacgggactgtagccaacctccctggacgtggccgcaagaggaaaattgatgacaaaatgaagagacggataatacgaatggtaaccaaagagcccagaacaacttccaaagagattagaggtgaactccaaggtcaaggtccatcagtgtcagatcgcaccatccgtcgctgtttgagccaaagtggaCTTCATGGAAGACGGCCGAGGAGGACACCACCgttgaaagcaaatcataaaaaagcgagactggaatttgccaaaatgcatattgacaagccacaaagcttctgggagaatgtcctttggacagatgagacaaaactggagctttttggcaagtcacatcagctctatgttcacagacgcaaaaatgaagcatacaaagaaaataacactgtacctactgtgaaacatggaggaggctcggttatgttctggggctgctttgctacatctggcacagggtgtcttgaatctgtgcagggtacaatgaaatctcaagactatcaaggcattctggagcgaaatgtgctgcccagtgtcagaaagcttggtctcagtcgcaggtcatgggtcctccaacaggataatgacccaaaacacacagctaaaaacacccaagaatggctcagagcaaaacattggactattctgaagtggccttctatgagccctgatctaaatcctattgaacatctgtggaaggagctgaaacatgcagtctggagaaggcacccttcaaacctgagacagctggagccgtttgctcacgaggagtgggccaaaatacctgttggcaggtgcagaagtctcattgagagttacagaaatcgcttgattgcagtgattgcctcaaaaggttgtgcaacaaaatattaagttaagggtaccatcatttttgtccaggccattttcattagtttgttttttaaaatgattctgttgaaccacaattcaaaagcaatgtctgattttcattagttaattttcagtaaatttttatttattattacttttgtcagtttcaagttatttcagtgaccattgtgggtttctCGTTCTTTAACAGAAGggttccaacaattttgtccacgtgtgtatatTTTGAAAAGGTACCCACTCATAGATGTAAATGCCTTAGTTATGATGTTAGTGCACATGCATGAAGAACGTATGTACGTCTTATTTAAGATAATTTGCATTTATCCATTTTATCATACTTGTAATAaggaactaaataaaaaaaataaaaaatactggaGTGGTCCAAGCGTGTTGTATGAGTCATTGATTGCCTCACAAGTAAGGCAAAGTAAGAGTCCTAATCAGAGTGTAAATATTATACCAACATTGACAAAAATCAAATATTGAACTAAGACAAACTTTATGcaaaattacacacacacagtacaattTCCTGTTAgacattttagcatttaaatTCATGAATTTCTTTTTACTCTTGTAAGACCTTTGTGTGAATTCAACTTGCCCACAAGTAGCCTTTTATATGGCAATTATCGGGGCATTGATTATACAAAGTTGGACATTAATCTAGTTGAAACAAAGGATTGTTGTGCAGTAAAGACATTTTGGTGAATACATCTTGGAATACTTGTACCAAGaagtttttataataataattaaaaaaacagtttttgcaTACGGCTGAATGTTTTCCAGCATGCAAGGGAAGAGTTATGTTTCCTTGATGATACGACGTCttaactgttttgtttcctgGTTCCACCTAAGGCTCCTCACACGCTGCAAATGAGAGCAGGAGTGAAGATGGGCGATGCCTCCCTGCAGGACTCCATGGTGGCTGACGGCCTGACAGACGGCTTCCATGGCTACCACATGGGCATCACAGGTGTGCATGGCTGAGAATATACATATGTAAAAACACCTGATTCTCACACATCCTGATGAGTATTTATAATTATGACAAATCTTCTGACAATATTTTCATCAGCTGAGAATGTGGCGAAGCAGTGGGAAGTCAGTCGGGAGGAGCAGGACCTGTTTGCTGTCCAGTCCCAGAACAAAACGGAGGCCGCACAGAAAGCGGGACATTTCGATCAAGAGATTGTCCCGGTGATGGTGTCGTCCAGAAAAGGCGAGTTGTCACTGATTTATCATTGAGGAATTCTCTCGTCTGTTGTCTGTGTGCATGAGCTGTAACAATAGTGTGTCACCTTCAGGTCCggtggaggtgaaggtggaTGAGTTTCCTCGCCACGGCAGCAACATGGACAGCATGTCCAAACTCAGACCCTGCTTCATAAAGCACAGCAGTGGCTCCGTCACCCCCGGGAACTCCTCAggtactgtctttttttttttctttttacatgttGAGATGATCTCACTGAAGCTTATCTTCTTAACCTAACATAACAGTGCCACTGCTTTAACTTTGAGTGGCAACTTTTTGTCTAAGTGaacatgtttatttactttttatttaggTATTAACGATGGAGCAGCAGCAACTGTCCTaatgagccaatcagaggctgtGAAACGGGGCCTAAAACCCATGGCCAGAATTGTATCTTGGGCTCAAGCTGGACTTGACCCATCCATCATGGGAACTGGACCAATACCAGCCATCAGGAAGGCGGTGAGAAATCAAGAGGCACCAAAATCAAAAGAATATATTGATAAAATGCatcttttctattattttctcattCTTGTTCTCCTCTCATAGGTTGAAAAGGCCGGCTGGCAGTTGGACCAAGTTGACTTATTTGAGATCAATGAAGCGTTTTCTGCCCAgtctattgttgttgttaaggAGCTTGGCCTGAATATAGACAAGGTAACTATCTTGTCATT
This window of the Anoplopoma fimbria isolate UVic2021 breed Golden Eagle Sablefish chromosome 18, Afim_UVic_2022, whole genome shotgun sequence genome carries:
- the wtap gene encoding pre-mRNA-splicing regulator WTAP, translated to MTNEEPLPKKVRLSESDMKTLTREELCTRWKQHEAYVQVLEAKYTELCSNDVTVLKESEEKLKQQQQQESARRENILVMRLATKEQEMQECTTQIQYLKQVQQPSAAQLRSSMVDPAINLFFLKMKAELEQTKDKLEQAQNELSAWKFTPDSQTGKKLMAKCRMLIQENQELGRQMSQGRIAQLEAELALQKKYSEELKSSQDELNDFIIQLDEEVEGMQSTILVLQQQLKDSRQQLSQTQGALTGAGPSRTSPTAACSSAEPSAQPEQASTPSEPTGKDYGRVSNGPSNGNSSQRSETTTPSLYREVSSTEEDFPMSPMASSPGETETKLSNHSEEASGSQTAAGRAGGPAGFGSQLSAGYESVDSPTGSETSLTQHSNDTDSTTDPHEDKAALVTKGTRTAGSRHTQNGLDSSTSDSAVL
- the acat2 gene encoding acetyl-CoA acetyltransferase, cytosolic; translation: MNTEPVVIVSAARTPIGSLNGALSTVPLPDLCSAVIKDVLKRAGVNPDEVSEVIMGHVLTAGHGQNPARQASVGAGIPYAVPAWSCQMVCGSGLKAVCLGAQSIQTGESAVVVAGGMESMSRAPHTLQMRAGVKMGDASLQDSMVADGLTDGFHGYHMGITAENVAKQWEVSREEQDLFAVQSQNKTEAAQKAGHFDQEIVPVMVSSRKGPVEVKVDEFPRHGSNMDSMSKLRPCFIKHSSGSVTPGNSSGINDGAAATVLMSQSEAVKRGLKPMARIVSWAQAGLDPSIMGTGPIPAIRKAVEKAGWQLDQVDLFEINEAFSAQSIVVVKELGLNIDKVNVNGGAISLGHPIGMSGCRVLVTLLHALQRTGGTKGVASLCIGGGMGIAMCVERA